The Mycolicibacterium mageritense genome contains a region encoding:
- a CDS encoding amino acid ABC transporter substrate-binding protein/permease: MRAGWSPRVHRRRSRSHPPGRVLAALGALLIGLLAAAMLVPATASADGETYVIATDTTFAPFEFQDAQGNFVGIDMDLIREIAKDQGFNVTIKPLGFDAALQAVQANQADGVIAGMSITDARKKVFDFSDPYFESGVQMAVLKDDDEIKSYADLKGKKVAVKNGTEGAEFAESIKGKYGFDVVSFADSASMFEEVKTGNSVAVFEDYPVLAYGIQQGNGFKTVTPKEQGSSYGFAVNKGQNPELLAKFNTGLKNLKDAGRYDEIIESYLGEGASDADNSFLGLLKSTFPVLMEGLKMTVILTVVSIAIALVLGTIFGLFRVSRSVWLRAIGTTYVDIFRGTPLLVQAFFIYFGIPSALGFQMTALTAGIITLSLNAGAYMTEIVRGGIQSVDKGQMEASRSLGIGYLPTMRKVILPQAVRTMIPSYVNQFVITLKDTSILSVIGIAELTQTGRLIIARNYQSFTMWLIIGIIYFIVIMALTKLSDRLEKRIAK; encoded by the coding sequence ATGCGAGCCGGTTGGTCACCACGCGTTCACCGCCGACGGTCGAGATCACACCCACCCGGTCGCGTGCTCGCGGCGCTCGGGGCTCTCCTCATCGGCCTGCTCGCTGCGGCGATGCTGGTGCCGGCCACCGCGTCGGCCGACGGCGAAACGTATGTCATCGCGACCGACACGACGTTCGCACCGTTCGAATTCCAGGACGCCCAGGGCAATTTCGTCGGTATCGACATGGACCTGATCCGGGAGATCGCGAAGGACCAGGGTTTCAACGTCACCATCAAGCCGCTCGGGTTCGACGCCGCACTTCAGGCCGTGCAGGCCAACCAGGCCGACGGAGTCATCGCAGGCATGTCGATCACCGATGCGCGCAAGAAGGTTTTCGACTTCTCCGACCCGTATTTCGAGTCGGGTGTCCAGATGGCCGTGCTGAAAGACGACGACGAGATCAAGTCGTACGCGGACCTCAAGGGCAAGAAGGTCGCGGTCAAGAACGGCACCGAGGGTGCGGAATTCGCCGAGTCCATCAAGGGCAAGTACGGCTTCGACGTGGTGTCTTTCGCCGACTCGGCATCGATGTTCGAGGAAGTCAAGACCGGTAACTCCGTCGCGGTCTTCGAGGATTACCCGGTGCTGGCCTACGGCATCCAGCAGGGCAACGGATTCAAGACCGTCACGCCCAAGGAACAGGGCTCCAGCTACGGCTTCGCGGTCAACAAGGGCCAGAACCCCGAGCTGCTGGCCAAATTCAACACGGGCCTGAAAAACCTCAAGGACGCCGGACGCTACGACGAGATCATCGAGAGCTATCTCGGCGAGGGCGCATCGGATGCCGACAACTCGTTCCTCGGCCTGCTCAAGAGCACCTTCCCGGTGTTGATGGAAGGCCTGAAGATGACGGTGATCCTGACCGTCGTCTCGATCGCGATCGCGTTGGTGCTCGGCACCATCTTCGGGCTCTTCCGGGTGTCCCGGTCGGTGTGGCTTCGTGCGATCGGCACCACCTACGTCGACATCTTCCGCGGCACACCGCTTCTGGTGCAGGCCTTCTTCATCTACTTCGGCATCCCGTCGGCGCTGGGATTCCAGATGACGGCGCTGACGGCCGGCATCATCACGCTGTCCCTCAACGCGGGCGCGTACATGACCGAGATCGTCCGTGGCGGCATCCAGTCGGTCGACAAGGGGCAGATGGAGGCATCCCGCAGCCTCGGCATCGGGTACCTGCCGACGATGCGAAAAGTGATTCTGCCGCAAGCGGTCCGGACCATGATCCCGTCCTACGTCAACCAGTTCGTCATCACACTGAAGGACACGTCGATCCTTTCGGTGATCGGCATCGCCGAGCTGACCCAGACCGGTCGGCTCATCATCGCGCGCAACTACCAGTCGTTCACCATGTGGCTGATCATCGGCATCATCTACTTCATCGTGATCATGGCGCTCACCAAGCTCTCTGACCGGCTCGAAAAGAGGATTGCGAAATGA
- a CDS encoding LLM class F420-dependent oxidoreductase produces MRIGVVFPQTELGGDPGAVRAYAQRVEELGYTHILAYDHVVGADPTVHSGWNGPYDIDTTFHEPLVMFGYVAAVTTHVELVTGVIILPQRQTTLVAKQSAEVDLLSGGRLRLGVGIGWNAVEYEALGEDFSNRGKRSAEQIELLRKLWTERSVTFAGDHHSVTGAGLAPLPVQRPIPVWIGSASEAGYRRAGRLADGWFPMMAPGPQLDAARAVVEKAAVDVGRDPAEIGMEGRANWRGDVDAVFGEITAWADAGASHLAINTMGAGLRTVDDHLAALTEVATVLTKP; encoded by the coding sequence ATGCGCATCGGAGTGGTGTTTCCGCAGACCGAACTCGGTGGCGATCCCGGCGCAGTTCGCGCCTACGCGCAGCGGGTGGAAGAACTCGGCTACACGCACATCCTGGCCTACGACCACGTCGTCGGCGCCGATCCCACGGTGCACAGCGGCTGGAACGGCCCGTACGACATCGACACCACGTTCCACGAGCCGCTGGTGATGTTCGGCTATGTCGCGGCCGTCACCACCCACGTGGAGCTGGTGACCGGGGTGATCATCCTGCCCCAGCGGCAGACCACCCTGGTGGCCAAACAATCCGCCGAGGTCGACCTGCTCAGCGGTGGCCGGTTGCGGCTGGGCGTCGGGATCGGTTGGAATGCGGTCGAATATGAGGCGCTCGGCGAGGATTTCAGCAACCGCGGCAAACGCTCGGCAGAACAGATCGAACTGCTGCGCAAGCTGTGGACCGAGCGGTCGGTGACCTTCGCCGGTGACCATCACAGCGTCACCGGCGCGGGACTGGCGCCGCTTCCGGTGCAGCGCCCCATCCCGGTGTGGATCGGCTCGGCGTCAGAGGCCGGCTACCGGCGCGCGGGCCGCCTGGCCGACGGCTGGTTTCCCATGATGGCACCCGGACCTCAGCTCGACGCGGCTCGCGCGGTCGTCGAGAAGGCAGCCGTCGACGTCGGCCGGGATCCCGCCGAGATCGGCATGGAGGGCCGGGCCAACTGGCGCGGCGATGTCGACGCCGTCTTCGGTGAGATCACCGCGTGGGCGGACGCGGGCGCCTCACACCTGGCGATCAACACCATGGGCGCAGGACTGCGCACGGTCGACGACCATCTGGCGGCCCTGACCGAGGTGGCCACGGTCCTGACCAAGCCGTGA
- a CDS encoding glutamate racemase, with product MLGVIDWGIGGIGVVQALDRSAPGLPVLYWSDAGATPYGRMRTAELSARLSSVIEALAGLGATEVVLACNAASTVTDRLGSAALPVEGIIDHGISSVPDELTGPVGVVAGRRTIASGHYRRGLARPGRRVLSRVAQPLSAHIEAGRVGSAPFRADLARIVAPLRATQALVLACTHYPAAAEWFAAALPGVTLIDPADRLAAAVAARHPSARTGPPAERVYVTTGDPDAMRRGAATAWGVELTASAR from the coding sequence ATGCTCGGCGTCATCGACTGGGGCATCGGCGGAATCGGCGTGGTGCAGGCCCTCGACCGCTCGGCACCCGGCCTGCCGGTGCTCTACTGGTCCGACGCCGGCGCCACCCCATATGGCCGAATGCGCACGGCTGAGTTGTCCGCCCGGCTCTCCTCGGTGATCGAGGCGCTGGCCGGGCTCGGCGCCACCGAGGTGGTGCTCGCCTGCAACGCGGCCAGCACCGTGACAGACCGGCTGGGCTCGGCGGCCCTGCCCGTCGAGGGCATCATCGACCACGGCATCTCCTCGGTGCCCGACGAGCTCACCGGGCCCGTCGGTGTCGTGGCCGGACGGCGCACGATCGCGAGCGGTCACTATCGGCGCGGGCTCGCCAGGCCAGGCAGGCGCGTACTGTCCCGGGTGGCGCAGCCGTTGTCCGCCCATATCGAGGCCGGCCGTGTCGGGTCGGCGCCATTCCGTGCCGACCTGGCCCGAATCGTCGCACCGCTGCGCGCAACGCAGGCCCTGGTGCTGGCCTGCACGCATTACCCGGCGGCCGCCGAGTGGTTCGCGGCCGCGCTGCCGGGCGTCACGCTGATCGACCCGGCCGACCGGCTGGCCGCCGCCGTGGCCGCGCGCCACCCGTCGGCTCGCACGGGCCCGCCGGCCGAGCGGGTCTACGTCACCACGGGTGACCCGGATGCGATGCGCCGCGGCGCTGCCACGGCCTGGGGCGTCGAGCTGACCGCGTCCGCGCGTTGA
- a CDS encoding methyltransferase domain-containing protein → MTTLSHSSTGLSELAPLFDTLAGVAIRGELPDHDLLTRVAHVRAVLDAAAPPPNDGEPYSRTILRVDDDVEIMLARWRPGDRCAPHDHGGAGGFVIVLDGEFDERRFAWDSAQLTVAENATRCTGTAMSITSDVIHDMGAADGGLTLHLYSPPATSMRVFDLDRSEALELVGNYGAWIPEGVHPRVPFARIAPESQGAPVIWVAHTTHYRGGSAEFAVAAATMARELAAAHPDAEVIVSGLHHKADFTAELTRLADTGRVISQLHLISHSGMYGPMFGSTGWPEQFSPHEWRTLTIPFAADGAAYFHACRTARWFAPFFADVFGVPTSGNRNYTTVSARRDRFSWAGRRPAARRDLYLIDTPGRKSHGWAGSVRKYLGSPAAPLVRSMPAPGKPAGTYDPVAALYDRAYADIRVRAAEWQWVSDRAAHAGAELGRALRVLEIGCGTGALLRALDEEGVIDFGIGVDTSTPMLDRARAHNPDRSRLRFMSVDGPALDVPDDHVDVVISFLSFRYLDWDPIMAEIRRVLVPGGRLWVVDMVEHPVRFREVGVLARTAAAHVRVRRARPQFDADLAALTTHPDWQEMRRYNPIRAEHEYRWYFASRFPGTRLDLLTATPSQRVVAFDSGPLAKGTTAPLTYP, encoded by the coding sequence ATGACCACACTCTCGCATTCGTCAACCGGACTGTCCGAGCTGGCGCCGCTGTTCGACACCCTGGCCGGTGTCGCGATACGCGGTGAGCTGCCGGACCACGATCTGCTGACCCGAGTCGCACACGTGCGGGCGGTGCTCGACGCGGCAGCGCCACCACCCAACGACGGTGAACCATATTCGCGCACGATCCTGCGGGTCGACGACGACGTCGAGATCATGCTCGCGCGATGGCGGCCGGGGGACCGCTGCGCGCCGCATGACCACGGCGGTGCCGGCGGCTTCGTCATAGTGCTGGACGGCGAGTTCGACGAACGCCGATTCGCGTGGGACAGTGCGCAATTGACCGTTGCCGAGAACGCCACCAGGTGCACCGGGACCGCGATGTCGATCACGAGCGACGTGATCCACGACATGGGCGCCGCGGACGGCGGCCTTACCCTGCATCTGTACAGCCCGCCCGCCACCAGCATGCGGGTGTTCGACCTCGACCGAAGTGAGGCGCTCGAGCTGGTGGGAAACTACGGGGCCTGGATCCCGGAGGGGGTGCACCCCCGCGTCCCTTTTGCGCGTATCGCACCTGAATCGCAAGGTGCACCGGTGATCTGGGTCGCGCACACCACGCACTACCGCGGCGGCTCCGCGGAGTTCGCGGTCGCCGCGGCCACCATGGCCCGCGAACTGGCCGCGGCGCACCCCGATGCCGAGGTGATCGTCTCCGGCCTGCACCACAAGGCCGACTTCACCGCCGAACTCACCCGGCTTGCCGACACCGGCCGCGTCATCAGCCAATTGCACCTCATCAGCCATTCCGGCATGTACGGGCCGATGTTCGGTTCGACCGGCTGGCCCGAGCAGTTCTCACCGCATGAATGGCGAACGCTGACAATCCCGTTCGCCGCCGACGGCGCGGCCTATTTCCACGCGTGCCGCACCGCCCGCTGGTTCGCACCGTTCTTCGCCGACGTCTTCGGGGTGCCCACGTCCGGCAACCGCAACTACACCACGGTGTCGGCCCGACGAGACCGGTTCTCGTGGGCCGGGCGCCGGCCGGCGGCCCGGCGGGATCTCTATCTGATCGACACACCGGGCCGGAAGTCGCACGGCTGGGCAGGTTCGGTCCGCAAATACCTGGGCAGCCCTGCCGCGCCGCTCGTGCGCAGCATGCCGGCGCCCGGAAAGCCGGCCGGGACATATGACCCCGTGGCCGCGCTCTACGACCGCGCCTATGCCGACATCAGGGTCCGCGCAGCCGAATGGCAGTGGGTGTCCGACCGGGCCGCGCATGCCGGGGCCGAGCTGGGCCGCGCGCTGCGGGTGCTGGAGATCGGCTGCGGGACCGGGGCATTGCTGCGCGCCCTCGACGAGGAAGGTGTCATCGATTTCGGGATCGGCGTCGACACGTCGACACCGATGCTGGACCGGGCGCGCGCCCACAACCCGGACCGTTCGCGGTTGCGGTTCATGTCGGTCGATGGCCCCGCCCTCGACGTGCCCGACGACCACGTCGACGTGGTGATCTCGTTCCTGTCCTTCCGGTACCTCGACTGGGATCCGATCATGGCCGAGATCCGGCGCGTCCTGGTTCCCGGTGGGCGGCTCTGGGTGGTCGACATGGTCGAGCATCCCGTGCGTTTCCGCGAGGTGGGTGTCCTGGCCCGAACGGCGGCTGCGCACGTCAGGGTGCGCCGGGCCCGACCGCAGTTCGATGCCGACCTGGCCGCCCTGACCACCCACCCGGACTGGCAGGAGATGCGGCGGTACAACCCGATTCGCGCCGAGCACGAGTACCGGTGGTACTTCGCGAGTCGCTTCCCGGGCACGCGGCTGGACCTGCTGACCGCGACCCCGTCACAGCGCGTCGTGGCCTTCGATTCCGGTCCCCTGGCCAAGGGGACCACGGCACCGCTCACCTACCCGTGA
- a CDS encoding BTAD domain-containing putative transcriptional regulator: MAAAHFGFGLLGPLLLTVDAKPAPLGTPKQRAVLAVLLMNRNRVVGTESLIDAVWDQAPVPAARATIHTHVSNLRRLLGTALASVPPGYRLDVGEGACDLDRFTAAKTAGLHAAAAGRFEVAATKLSAALAEWRGPVLEDLRDFAFAAAFAAALTEEQVLAATSRAEAEIACGRAAGVIGDLELLASQHPYREPVWAQLITAYYVAERQSDALDAYRRLKATLADDLGIDPGPTLTTLHGRILRQERLDIRRAAMATAAHTVSTGRRTAESGSAVAVLRDSSGRRYPLLPAATRIGRLPDNDIVLDDADVSRHHAVIIDTGSSFMITDLRSANGVEVRHQRLRPSATLDHGDHIRICGHEFTFELSDTAP, from the coding sequence ATGGCGGCAGCCCACTTCGGGTTCGGTCTGCTCGGGCCGCTGCTGCTCACCGTCGACGCAAAACCTGCCCCGCTGGGTACCCCCAAGCAACGCGCGGTGCTGGCGGTGCTGCTGATGAACCGCAATCGCGTCGTCGGCACCGAGTCACTGATCGACGCGGTGTGGGATCAGGCGCCGGTGCCGGCAGCCCGGGCCACGATCCACACCCATGTGTCCAACCTGCGACGCTTGCTGGGCACCGCGCTGGCCAGTGTCCCGCCGGGATACCGGCTCGACGTCGGTGAAGGCGCGTGCGATCTGGACCGGTTCACGGCCGCGAAGACGGCGGGTTTGCACGCCGCGGCGGCGGGCCGGTTCGAGGTGGCCGCCACGAAGTTGTCGGCAGCCCTGGCCGAATGGCGCGGGCCGGTCCTCGAAGACTTGCGGGACTTCGCGTTCGCCGCGGCCTTCGCGGCCGCGCTGACCGAAGAACAGGTGCTCGCTGCGACGTCGCGCGCCGAGGCCGAGATCGCCTGTGGCCGCGCGGCCGGAGTGATCGGCGATCTCGAACTGCTGGCGTCCCAACATCCCTACCGCGAGCCCGTGTGGGCCCAATTGATCACGGCCTACTATGTCGCCGAGCGCCAGTCCGATGCGCTCGACGCCTATCGGCGGCTCAAGGCAACGCTGGCCGATGATCTCGGCATCGATCCCGGGCCCACCCTCACCACACTGCATGGACGCATCCTGCGCCAGGAACGCCTCGACATCCGTCGGGCCGCGATGGCGACCGCGGCCCACACCGTGAGCACCGGGCGCCGGACGGCCGAAAGTGGTTCCGCGGTAGCGGTATTGCGCGATTCGTCGGGGCGCAGGTATCCGCTACTGCCCGCCGCCACTCGCATCGGGCGCCTACCCGACAACGACATCGTGCTCGACGACGCCGACGTCAGCCGCCACCACGCGGTGATCATCGATACCGGGAGCAGTTTCATGATCACCGATCTGCGATCGGCCAACGGCGTCGAGGTGCGCCACCAACGGTTGCGGCCCAGCGCGACGCTCGACCACGGTGACCACATCCGGATCTGCGGCCACGAGTTCACCTTCGAGCTGTCCGACACCGCACCGTGA
- a CDS encoding serine hydrolase: MPWAAQSHRVWLITAAVLFGVMMLAGGVMVGRQLRHQPTPPAAQPAVVPTDRLVADFAALQARLQVAGGVAFGPVGTGRQPMVLGDWQTGPAWSTIKIPLVIAALRQEHPPAVTPAMSATITASDNDAAESIWASLGEPAAAAQKVEAVLREYGDPTIVQSHRVRPEYSASGQTDWPLADQVRFTAAAVCDNANAPVFDLMRHVEADQKWGLGSMPDSRFKGGWGPAPNGRYLVRQLGVIATPNGLTAVALAALPASGTFDDGTAALSAMAAWLTSHLDTLPAGRCAG; encoded by the coding sequence ATGCCGTGGGCGGCCCAGAGCCACCGGGTGTGGCTGATCACCGCCGCGGTGCTGTTCGGCGTGATGATGCTGGCCGGCGGGGTGATGGTCGGGCGGCAGCTGAGACACCAACCGACACCGCCCGCCGCGCAGCCGGCCGTCGTCCCCACAGACCGCCTCGTCGCCGACTTCGCCGCGCTGCAAGCGAGACTGCAGGTGGCCGGCGGGGTGGCGTTCGGCCCGGTCGGCACCGGTCGGCAGCCGATGGTGTTGGGCGACTGGCAGACTGGACCGGCGTGGTCGACCATCAAGATCCCGCTGGTCATCGCGGCATTGCGCCAGGAGCATCCGCCGGCGGTGACGCCCGCCATGTCCGCGACCATCACCGCGTCGGACAACGATGCCGCCGAGTCGATTTGGGCGAGCCTGGGCGAGCCGGCCGCGGCCGCGCAGAAGGTCGAAGCCGTGCTGCGGGAATACGGTGACCCGACCATTGTGCAATCCCACCGGGTGCGCCCCGAGTACAGCGCGTCCGGCCAGACCGACTGGCCGCTGGCCGACCAGGTCCGGTTCACCGCGGCCGCGGTGTGCGACAACGCCAATGCGCCGGTGTTCGACTTGATGAGACACGTTGAGGCCGACCAGAAGTGGGGCCTCGGCAGCATGCCCGACAGCCGGTTCAAGGGCGGCTGGGGCCCGGCGCCCAACGGGAGGTACCTGGTTCGTCAACTCGGAGTCATCGCCACGCCGAACGGCCTGACCGCGGTCGCACTCGCGGCGTTGCCCGCATCGGGCACGTTCGACGACGGCACCGCGGCACTCAGCGCGATGGCGGCGTGGCTCACGTCGCACCTCGACACGCTGCCTGCCGGCCGCTGCGCGGGCTGA
- a CDS encoding serine/threonine-protein kinase: MGEVYEAFDTEKNRTVALKILADAYSHDTTFRTRFQRESHAAAILQEPHVIPIHDWGEIDGNLYIDMRLVQGRTLAELIEDGPLTPARAVGIVGQIAAALDAAHAEGLIHRDIKPQNIIVTPADFAYLVDFGIAETKGDAKLTTAGSRIGTMNYMAPERFSGQQVTSAVDTYSLACVLYETLTGETPFETGSLESLFAAHLATPPPRPSAANPDVPAALDDVIARGMAKDPDDRYGTAGGLARAAHRALQTGADTATAVHPVTEVSPAPAPDTPRRDRGWLLPSVIAVAAALILGGIGVVIGILVQDDPVAGPAASTTEPPRPAAGGRPPLVTGPDQSSLHQSCDDGFTVSTAGGFGSRAGRGSPETSCVFTDSVLTSYWAAYGNASPLPRAVSAPGAVDCSRVPGALCDGSNFLLHCRQLPDEGWITCTGGKNARVYLW, from the coding sequence ATGGGGGAGGTGTACGAGGCGTTCGACACCGAGAAGAACCGCACGGTCGCGCTGAAGATCCTCGCCGACGCCTACTCGCACGACACCACGTTCCGGACCCGGTTTCAGCGGGAATCCCACGCCGCGGCAATCCTTCAGGAACCCCACGTCATTCCGATCCACGACTGGGGTGAGATCGACGGCAACCTCTACATCGACATGCGGCTGGTGCAGGGCCGGACGCTCGCCGAGTTGATCGAGGACGGCCCGCTCACACCGGCGCGCGCTGTGGGCATCGTCGGCCAGATCGCCGCCGCACTGGATGCCGCGCACGCCGAGGGGCTGATACACCGCGACATCAAGCCGCAGAACATCATCGTCACGCCTGCCGATTTCGCCTACCTCGTCGACTTCGGGATCGCGGAGACCAAGGGAGATGCGAAGCTGACCACGGCGGGCAGCCGGATCGGCACCATGAATTACATGGCGCCCGAACGGTTCAGCGGCCAGCAGGTCACCTCTGCCGTCGACACCTATTCGTTGGCGTGTGTCCTGTACGAAACCCTCACCGGGGAAACGCCGTTCGAGACCGGCAGCCTGGAGAGCCTGTTCGCCGCGCACCTCGCGACCCCGCCGCCGCGGCCGAGCGCAGCCAATCCCGATGTGCCCGCCGCACTCGACGACGTCATCGCGCGCGGTATGGCCAAGGATCCCGACGACCGGTACGGAACCGCGGGCGGTCTGGCGCGCGCGGCGCACCGGGCTTTGCAGACGGGGGCAGACACCGCGACGGCTGTGCATCCGGTGACCGAGGTGTCGCCCGCGCCCGCGCCGGACACTCCGCGACGCGACAGGGGCTGGCTGCTGCCGTCGGTGATCGCCGTCGCCGCGGCGCTGATCCTCGGCGGCATCGGCGTGGTCATCGGCATACTCGTGCAGGACGATCCGGTCGCCGGGCCGGCCGCGTCGACGACCGAGCCGCCCCGCCCGGCGGCGGGTGGTCGCCCGCCTCTGGTGACCGGGCCCGATCAGAGCAGCCTGCACCAGTCCTGCGATGACGGCTTCACCGTGAGCACTGCCGGCGGGTTCGGCAGCCGCGCGGGGCGCGGATCCCCTGAAACGTCATGTGTTTTCACCGACAGCGTGCTCACGTCGTACTGGGCCGCGTACGGCAACGCGAGCCCGTTGCCGCGCGCCGTTTCGGCGCCCGGCGCGGTCGACTGCAGCAGGGTGCCGGGAGCGCTGTGCGACGGATCGAACTTCCTCCTGCACTGCCGCCAGCTGCCCGACGAGGGCTGGATCACGTGCACCGGCGGCAAGAACGCGCGCGTCTACCTGTGGTGA
- a CDS encoding PE-PPE domain-containing protein has protein sequence MRRFVRSSAVVVLSLASTVALIGTQAMAPLVLLTATALIMGGTGHSLGTPQDSPEFIDSYTADANNDYIVLTGFCGAESCTPTAVATPEEFMPVSGTMPFDQSVAQGTINLDRAIKAQPAGTEMVVFGYSQSARIASIEKANLAAEGSTLPVAFVLIGNPNRPNGGILSRFEGLEIPIMGITFDGPTPTDTDFKTVDVTRQYDGWSDFPLNPLNPFATANAVAGIHYLHSDYQSVGLGNAVYQGSYGDTQYYLIPSNRLPLLMPLAEAGVPSPVLAVADAPLRVLVETGYDRTVSPGEPTKAALLYFPNPAQTGVNFIIAIPTGLDDGADEAANIRPFGTPPVDQRSPYGVGGPPVNTGDFDATGAPVATTPAAVAPSAQPPAAKPTAPTLPFGPQAVAPQRSNPPIAPSVAAPKAEAPAAPVNAAPKHDLPIPWARHVESVPAQMPPAEKLEMPTQAPIPARVVDRVPVDLPAPVVDPPDIPEVLPAPPVEQAPVVPDLPWPAAPPPVLAPPPMPVLPALPAPPPMPALPNFGGFRLPF, from the coding sequence GTGCGGCGATTTGTGCGCTCATCGGCAGTCGTGGTGCTGTCGCTGGCTTCCACCGTGGCCTTGATCGGTACCCAGGCGATGGCGCCGCTGGTCTTGCTGACCGCGACGGCGTTGATCATGGGTGGCACCGGCCATTCACTCGGCACGCCACAGGACAGCCCAGAATTCATCGACAGCTACACCGCGGACGCCAACAACGACTACATCGTGCTGACCGGCTTCTGCGGGGCCGAATCCTGCACGCCCACTGCCGTTGCCACGCCCGAGGAATTCATGCCGGTGTCGGGCACCATGCCGTTCGACCAGTCGGTCGCGCAGGGCACGATCAACCTCGACCGGGCGATCAAGGCGCAACCGGCGGGCACCGAGATGGTGGTGTTCGGGTACTCGCAGAGCGCCCGGATCGCGTCGATCGAGAAGGCGAACCTGGCCGCCGAAGGCTCGACGCTTCCGGTGGCGTTCGTGTTGATCGGCAATCCCAACCGGCCGAACGGCGGAATCCTGTCCCGCTTCGAGGGACTCGAAATACCCATCATGGGAATCACTTTCGACGGGCCGACACCCACCGACACCGATTTCAAGACCGTGGACGTGACCCGCCAGTACGACGGCTGGTCGGACTTCCCGCTCAATCCGCTCAACCCGTTCGCGACGGCCAACGCCGTCGCGGGCATCCACTACCTGCACTCCGACTACCAGAGCGTGGGGCTGGGCAACGCGGTCTACCAGGGTTCCTACGGAGACACGCAGTACTACCTGATTCCCAGCAACCGGCTGCCGCTGTTGATGCCGTTGGCCGAGGCCGGGGTGCCCAGCCCGGTGCTCGCCGTGGCCGACGCGCCACTGCGGGTTCTCGTGGAGACCGGATACGACCGGACCGTCAGCCCTGGCGAACCGACGAAGGCCGCGCTGCTGTATTTCCCGAATCCCGCACAAACGGGCGTCAACTTCATCATCGCGATCCCGACCGGCCTCGACGACGGAGCAGACGAGGCGGCCAACATCCGGCCGTTCGGCACTCCGCCGGTGGATCAGCGGAGTCCCTACGGCGTGGGTGGACCGCCGGTCAACACGGGCGACTTCGATGCCACCGGAGCCCCGGTCGCCACCACACCGGCGGCGGTTGCGCCGAGCGCTCAACCGCCCGCCGCGAAACCGACCGCACCCACGCTGCCGTTCGGGCCTCAGGCCGTCGCACCGCAACGTTCGAACCCGCCGATTGCTCCTTCGGTCGCTGCCCCGAAAGCCGAGGCGCCTGCGGCACCGGTGAATGCGGCGCCAAAACACGACCTGCCGATTCCGTGGGCCCGCCACGTCGAGAGCGTGCCTGCGCAGATGCCACCGGCGGAGAAGCTCGAAATGCCTACGCAGGCGCCAATTCCCGCGAGAGTTGTCGACCGTGTGCCGGTGGATCTTCCAGCACCTGTGGTGGATCCGCCCGACATTCCGGAGGTGCTGCCTGCGCCGCCGGTAGAACAGGCGCCCGTGGTGCCGGACTTGCCGTGGCCTGCTGCGCCGCCGCCGGTCTTGGCGCCCCCGCCCATGCCCGTGTTGCCCGCGTTGCCCGCCCCGCCGCCGATGCCGGCTCTGCCCAATTTCGGCGGGTTCCGGCTGCCGTTCTGA
- a CDS encoding TauD/TfdA dioxygenase family protein produces MSVDVVKLGANIGARIDGVELGGDLDPATVAAINDALLEHKVIFFRGQHHLDDDGQLAFARLLGTPTIAHPTVTSRGETVLPIDSRYDKANSWHTDVTFVDRIPKASLLRAVTLPSYGGTTTWASTEAAYEALPAPLRALVENLWAVHTNQYDYAADYDGRHEELADTEREYRDEFRSEYFETEHPVVRVHPETGKRVLVLGHFIKQFVGLGAAESATLFQLLQNRVTKLENTIRWNWEQGDLAIWDNRATQHYAVSDYDNQFRRLSRITLAGDIPVDIHGERSRVIAGDASHYADVVTPVALAS; encoded by the coding sequence GTGTCTGTTGACGTGGTGAAGCTGGGCGCGAACATCGGCGCCCGCATAGACGGAGTCGAACTCGGCGGTGATCTGGATCCGGCCACCGTGGCCGCCATCAACGATGCGCTGCTCGAACACAAGGTGATCTTCTTTCGCGGGCAACACCACCTCGACGACGACGGCCAGCTGGCGTTCGCCCGCCTGTTGGGCACACCGACCATCGCGCATCCCACCGTCACGTCGCGCGGTGAAACCGTCCTACCGATCGACTCGCGCTACGACAAGGCCAACAGCTGGCACACCGACGTGACGTTCGTGGACCGGATCCCGAAAGCGTCACTGCTGCGGGCGGTTACCCTGCCGAGCTACGGCGGCACGACGACGTGGGCATCGACCGAGGCGGCCTACGAGGCTTTGCCCGCGCCGCTTCGTGCCCTGGTGGAGAACCTGTGGGCCGTGCACACCAACCAGTACGACTACGCCGCCGACTACGACGGCCGCCACGAAGAGCTCGCCGACACCGAACGCGAATACCGCGACGAGTTTCGCTCGGAGTACTTCGAGACCGAGCACCCGGTGGTGCGGGTGCACCCAGAGACCGGCAAGCGGGTGCTGGTGCTCGGGCACTTCATCAAGCAGTTCGTCGGTCTCGGTGCCGCCGAGTCGGCGACGCTGTTCCAGCTCCTGCAGAACCGGGTCACCAAGCTGGAGAACACGATTCGGTGGAATTGGGAGCAGGGCGACCTGGCCATCTGGGACAACCGCGCCACGCAGCACTACGCGGTGTCCGACTACGACAACCAGTTCCGCCGGCTCAGCCGCATCACGCTCGCCGGTGACATCCCCGTCGACATCCACGGTGAACGCAGCCGCGTGATCGCCGGCGATGCCTCCCATTACGCCGACGTCGTCACCCCGGTGGCGCTGGCAAGCTGA